The genome window TTCATTTTCCCCAGTTCTGTACCATTTTTTCCTGTAATTTTTAATTGGTGGAATGAATTGATGCTGGTGTTCACGGGCATATAGGgattttaagttttgtttttctttggccGTGATATCGGTATTAGTTGGTTTGATGATTAGTATCATGTTTGCTTGGGGTTGTTCAATATCGTGCAACTCTTACTAACGCAGTAGAATGTCCGTGCTTCTTGTTCCATTGTGTTTGAAAAGAAAGATTACAGATATAGCCACGTCATATTGCCGATGTGTGTTGAACTTTTATTTGGCTATGGCTCTGAGTTTGTTCAACATATTTTAGTTATTGACTTATAGCAAAGAGTAGTGTTAAATAAAGTACGTGTATCAGAGGTAACCATGGTGTTTGGGATGCACTTATGTTTCATTCTTGCTGATTTGATAGTATTCGATCTACTCAGATATCGAGTCTGTTTGACAAATTTCGTACAAATGATGCATGTGTGAACTgagtttcattttgcatttccctttgtttttatttattcaagtaCATGACCTGGCTCTTTGGTTTACAGGTGGAAGGAAGGGTTTGTTTGTCCAAAGAGGccaaaaatggattagaaattcTGAAGCGTAGAAGGCTTCAGCGAATGAGACCAGAAACTGCTACCGAGCCTGTAAATCATACTAATACGATGGCTCGAAGTGGAGGTGATGCTTTAAAACCTTCTGTATCCTTTGGTGTTAGATTACAGGGAGGTGCCGACTCAGTTTCTCTGTCCAGTGGTGCTATGCATGAAAAAGATGTTTTTTCGAAGCGTAGGGTGGATAAGTTTGAAACAAGTGATCTAGAGTGGATTGAGAAAATTCCCGAGTGTCCTGTATACTATCCAGCAATGGAGGAGTTTGATGATCCTTTGGTTTATTTACAGAAGATAGCTCCAGAAGCTTCAAAATATGGTAAGGAGATTAAGAAATTTTGTCGAGTTTGTTGTTGGTTGGGTTAGGAGAGCTATTATGTCTCTATCTTGGCAATACATCTAAAAACAGTATCACTTGATTGTAGGTTCAGTTTGGAGTTTTGGTTTCTTTGCCCCCTATCAAATTCTGCGTTTTTAATGTTGAAGTTTCCACAATAACCTTTGTTTTTCCGCttatacaaatattttattttccaatttaattgctctgtttttttttacttcatttGAATTAGAACCTCCTTTCTTGACATACATTGAAATTAAAAAGATATGTGATATCATAAATGCTCTTGAAGCACGCACATACACATAATGGGTATATACAGTTATCTTTGTCATTGATATATGATATTGAATAATGTTATGATTCTCTTCCCTGTTTCATGTAAGATAGTATTTTCTGGAGAAATACCTTGATCAACTTTTTTTCCGCATGAGTACAATAATGGATTTCCCTCATAGCCATCCAATAAATTTGGGGTGGCATAATGACCAACTTTTCCCCTTCTAACCTGCACTGGTATATTCAGGTATATGCAAGATTGTCTCTCCTTTGAGTGCTTCTACTCCAGCTGGGGTTGTATTGATGAAAGAGAAAGCAGGATTCAAGTTCACAACTAGAGTACAACCTCTTCGTCTTGCAGAGTGGGACAATGATGACAAGGTCACCTTTTTCATGAGCGGAAGGTGAGAGATTCTACTAATTATAAATATAAAGTATTACTTGATTGTATCTTCGGTTTTTTGAGTGAGTTTAATTTTACAGAAATTATACATTCCGTGATTTCGAGAAAATGGCGAACAAGGTTTTTGCTCGTAGATATTGTAGTACCGGTTCTCTTCCTGCCTCGTTCTTGGAAAAAGAATTTTGGCAAGAAATTTCTTGTGGAAAGACAGAAACTGTTGAGTATGCTTGTGATGTAGATGGTAGTGCCTTTTCATCTTCTCACAGTGATCCTCTTGGAAATAGCAAATGGAATTTAAAGGTGTTGATTCTGCCAATCTTTCTGTCTGTCTGTTTAACTATTTAGTAGTgattgatatatttatataggCATTCATTGTTCAGTTCTAAAACTGGCACCttacaggacacacaaaagaacaTGTTAGTGTTGTACATCTAATACGGCCAAAACCAACCCCAACAGtgcaaaaccaagaaagaatAAGGATGTAGCGGAAAATTTAAAAGAGCAGATACGAAGAGTACTGTTGCAAAGTGGCCATTAGGGATGGTATTTTATGAGAAAGAGGGTTTCACCTCGTTTAAATAGATAGGTTATCTTGAATTACATGACTTGTGATTTTCTCATGTAATTCTCTATTTCTGACCTCTGTTTTCCTGTTAAACCTTTATACGACCTTTGATATGTAACCCTTAGTTTGCATAAATTCTTAAGAGTAATATTCTAATTTTGTTCACTATATGTGGTGGTATGCACATCAACTGACACCCTCTTTCTGTAATTTCAGAATCTTTCAAGGTTGCCCAAGTCCATTTTGCATCTTCTAGAAACTGCAATTCCGGTAAGGAAACTAGTTCAGTTCACCCTTTTGCATTATTTATAGGCTGTATCCCTCTGTTACTTATGTGGCTTTATAACAGGGTGTAACGGATCCCATGCTATACATTGGAATGCTATTTAGTATGTTTGCTTGGCACGTGGAGGATCATTATTTGTACAGGTATTAGTCACTATATATATCACTATTTATTCCCAGTGAAGGCAACAGTGTCTTCCATTTCTTATTTCTAAGAATTATTATCAATTgtgttcttattttttattatttcacaTGGCAGTATTAATTATCATCATTGTGGCGCATCCAAAACCTGGTATGGCATTCCAGGTGAAGCTGCTCTGCAATTTGAAAAGGTTGTTAAGGAACATGTGTACACGCATGATATCATATCAACTGATGGAGAAGATGGAGCATTTGATGTCTTGTTGGGGAAAACAACATTGTTTCCTCCAAATATTTTGTTGGAACATGATGTCCCTGTATACAAGGCTGTGCAAAAGCCAGGAGAGTTCGTTATTACTTTCCCTAGAGCATACCATGCTGGATTCAGTCATGGTAGGGTTTCTACTTCACTTTCTCCCTTCATTTTATTTGCCGTCTTTGTCCATCTTGTTTTGCTTGCTTCTCCGACATATTAATTTTAATGtctttttttaatgtaaatataGGTTTCAACTGTGGCGAGGCAGTCAACTTTGCAATTGGTGATTGGTTCCCTTTAGGTGCTATTGCTAGCCGGCGTTATGCGCTGCTTAACAGGATGCCTCTGCTTCCTCATGAAGAACTTCTGTGTAAAGAAGCGATGCTTCTACACACAAGTTTAGAACTTGAAGATTCGTATTATTCATCTGCTGATTTGGTGTCCCATGATAGCATTAAGATGTCTTTTGTGAGATTGATGCGCTTTCAGCATCGTGCTCGTTGGTCTTTAATGAAGTCAGGGGCATGCACCAGTGTTTTGCCAAACTCCTATGGAACCATTCTATGCAGCCTATGCAAGCGTGATTGCTACATAGCTTTCATTAATTGCAATTGTTACATGCATCCTGTCTGCCTTCGCCATGGTATGTCTCCTATTATGTGAAtattttatatgaaattttgAACTACTCACCTCAGACTTGTTATGATAGTGATTGTCCTGCACCTAGTTTAAAATATAAACTGATAGCTAAACAGATCTATTGACTTAAAATCTCTAGTAGTTGCTTATTACGATCTTGTTTCCCAATGCACAGATGTAAGGTCTCTTGACTTCTCATGTGGGACCAATCCTACTCTCTTTTTAAGGGAGGAAATAACAGAATTGGAAGCTGCAGCCAGAAAATTTGAAGAGGACGATGGTGTGTTGGAGGCGATAAAAGGGCTAGGCGATGACTTGTATTCATATCCATTAAATTTGTCTCAGAGCGCTGAAGAGAAAGGATACTCTCGTTATTGTGAGATAAAATTTGAGTTGGACACTGAACTAGCTGGCACAACTCAGTATCAGTCACAAGAGGCAGAAACAGCCCAAACGGGTTCTCATGGCCAGCCCATGTTGAGATCTGATGCAAAATATTCAAGTCCTGCAGTGTCAGACGGTTCCCTCTCATGTGCTGCATCAACTCTTTGTTCTCTTCTAGAGCCTCGTGAGAGCTCATCTGCACCCAATAATGTGAGATATAGCtcctttttttattccttttgtATTGTAATGCTTTATCTAGAGCTCATCTGCAGTAGGTGTAGGacgatttttctttttaaacatTCAATGAACTGAAGTGCAATTTTCGGATTAACTAAAATGGATTGTTGCATTCATATGTTTCCTGGCAGGTACAGGAAAATGCTAAAGAAACTGTAAATTCTAAAAGGCATTCTGAAGAAGTGGTTCGCAGTGTTTACGATTCTTCTCTGTCCTCTCCATCATATGATGAATGCTCTAGTGCACGCCCAGGGAATTCTAATGGATCGGAGGTTAGACGTGTTGTGGATCAAGGCAGTGATGATTCTGATTCAGAGATCTTTAGGGTTAAGCGTCGTTCATCATTGAAGGTGGTGGGCAAAAGGAGCGTAAATGATGTCTCGGCATCAAATCATTCTGAAAACAAGGTATTCTTCACGTAGCCCTGTACTTCAGTTTCCAATGCATGTGATTAGTTATAATGATTGGTTTTCATCGATGGATAGATCATTAGTCCGTCACTTAATTTAGAAATCGAAGATTTTATCAATAGCATATATTTTtgggtttctttttattttccattAATTATCAGTGCAATGCTTAAAATAAAATGCTGGACTTATCAGATGGAGAGATGTTAGAATTTAGAACTTAGAATGTTATTCATCAAATACCTGTAATCGACCCAACAGAGGGGAAATCGACGTATGCATGGTTTCTGATGaggatttgtttaatttttttttattctgtaTGTATATGTTTTGCTGACATCTGAGTTGTATTTGCAAAAAACAGGGGTTTAAACGATTGAAGAAAATGCAACCTGAAAGAAGATGCGGGAGATCATCGGTGCCATTAGATTATTACAGCCCTGGTGAATCAAATACTAAGTTTCTTTCAACCACTAATTACAGAGGATTTCCAGAGAGTGCTGCTTCGGAGGGCAGGTTCTCGACAGGAAGTAGCGCTCCTAGAGGAGGCAATGTTCCCATCTCTATCAAGTTTAAGAAGTTGGCCACCGAAGATTCAGCTAGGAAACAGCGAGAACACCACAGAAAGGATAGATACCAGGATGAATTGGGAAGGAGCCGGAGGCaaccacccccacccccacccccacccccacccccaatGGAGGTTGGGGCAAAGCGCATTAAAGTCAAAGGCCCGTCGTTCCTAGGGTCGGAGAGCAGGTTAAACAATTAGATCACACCAGGAAGTGCCAACGATCTGGTTGGCCGACCCTGTAgagagcagcagcagcagcagcaagcaTGACAGAACCTGACCTCGCTAACTTGAATTTCTCTAACGGGGTTCTAACAACACGGGTAAAGCTAAAGAAGATTGACGACGGAAAATTAACCTAGGATAAAGATTTACATTCTTTGTGCAGGCCCTGAAATTGGGGCGATCTGCATTGTTGGTGATTCTTGAGGTTCTCGGGCCGGGGTATTTTTACCATCTTTGGCAGGAGAACCTTCCTTCCTGCAAAGTAGTGGAGATTGGGTTAGTGGTGAATTTCCATgtaaatttatttgtattttcttACCTTACCATTGTTAATTCAGAAACTAGTTGGTAAATTCTTCAACTTGTTTAGTTGGTTCGCTTGCTTCCTTTTTTTATAggttctttattcttttattttgtagcaATGGGTCCTTGTAACCTTTGACTACATGAATAAAATGCAGAGAAAATGCCTTGTCATATTATTTCGCTTCTTGTCTAATCTTCTGCCCATCGACATGGGACGATATAATCGGTTTTCTATTTTCCTCGTATGTAGAAAAATATCATTTGATTTGGTGCTCGTTAAGTCATTCATGTGAATCGAACAAATTAATGGTACGTCATGGGTATGTTACTTGTACCACATCCGTTGATTCGTTTCTCACATATGAAGGATTAAGCAATTTCAAAATTAGATGCATCTTTCTATATATAACCTTTATTGATTACCACCAATGAGGAAAGAGGTGGGTGTGTGTACTTGTAAAAGACGACATTCTGATGCTCAAGTTAGTATGTGTTTTAGATTTATTCTAGTGAAATTCAGTGTCATTGTGTACCTCGTTTTCGTACGTCTTTGTATGTGAGAGGATGGACATTTATAAGGGTGGGATTTTTTGGGGTGGTCGTAGAGCTGATGGGCCGGACCCCAGATTGTCTCCAACCTGTGAGGCTTCTTATTAACTTTATGATGTGTTTTTCTAATTATTTAGAGAGAATTTCTATTTGTATTCGCTTGTAATTAGCTCCTCTGTGAGTTGAACTCAAGATTTTTCACTTACGTATTATGATAAATAATCACACTTATTTTATTCTTCTCCGTATTAGAGAAATTTATACAAAATACtggaaaataaatataaatgatGACCTAGAATACAAGTATATTAGGAAATAaatcttgaaaaataaaaacgtaAATCGACAAGGACCTAGATCTTGTTCCTTCAAACTTACTATTTAACTTAGAAGTTTTCTAATAAACAATTAGCTACACAATCTAGTGCtattctttttcatttataagtaaGAGATCACATACCAGTTCATTTTGATGGCAAAGTAATTATTAATGATGGCCCATTAAATAACAAGTTTGAtacaatattattatataaaatacACCATTTATTCTTTCGAAAAAAGACACCAATAGTTTTGTTTAGCTAAAGAGACAAATGGTTAATAACTACACAAATTAAGATTTACTTCTAGATGATAAATTCAGGTTTGCTTGGACTCGGGCTATTTGTTTAAGCCTCTTGGGctgatatttttctttgtttaggATTTTTTTCTTGGGCTTTGGGCCCCTTtgtaacaaaaaatgaaaatacacAGGCTGGTATGAacatttgtttcatttttatatGAAGGCTTGTAAGAATTTAATCTATCTATTATACATAAAGTCAATTAAAAAGTGAATAGTGATTTTGGCGTCATCAACCTTCAACAAAactatttggacaaaaatgcccctaagACAACAAACTTCTAAagcatcccaaaataatgcatcaaataaggtaggggcattttcatcattttaacaatgttttttttaataattaattttttggtacaattttttattttttatttattttaattagtgcctcacaataggctagcaataatgtgattcaattctctatttttaaacacgttcaaaacatcttaagagatgtgtaatgccggttataaaaaatgtatttcgcacgcggataataatgtgattaaataagttgtcaaatgattttttttaacaaacgatattatctacactaagggggaggggtgggcttagcttcacaatgacctagcaataatatgattcaagcatttgtttattaaatattattttctctatttttaaacacgttcgaaacatcttaagaggcgtgtaatgccggttataaaaaaggtttttTGCATGTTGTTGactctaaaaactaccaagcctacgttgCGCataggccgagtaactaatgagctaactatgtTATTtggtgcggggcgtgccaacttgtcggccaagctcggccgaggagtaaaatgtgttgatgttgcgttgagcgcgcgattgacttctcgatcttgcgactgcggccaaggaaggaacatgtctcggcCTTTGAGTTCTAAagcttgaagacaaggctgctaattttgcaaagttcacaaatcgttggCGCCGGATTctgtcacagtgattatatttgtaagagtataagcacgccgaatcgacatcAGAGTATAGGGGCATAGATACTCAAAAcagatatatgtcttgatggtaaatgtggtttggtcgtcagaatgccgaactctaaagcttacttgtgagtatccaatcataaaataactcggcgttcaatgtgtGAGCCctagtaaactgtaacacctcacctcgccgaaaaggctaatgagatgacctctgccaataaagaCCTGAAAGTCTttctcgactgagacttggatagataactagtCGACCTCgacacagtgctgtttatccaaactgaaggtgttccgCGGTCAGCTGGCTCTACGGcgatagtgctgtttatccaaactaaagatgtgttggcggaaaaaaaatctcaaggttgttgagaggtttcgcgtagagcgagagtttgcgcaagGCGATTTGTGCGTTAAATTAGAGgaggcttgaatgatgcacccctccctctatttatagtagcaaactTGCTTTTGATCGAATCAAAACTATACTCGGATTAGGACTCTTTACCCCGATCCAATCTTATCTCGGCCAGTCCTACTCCTATCaggactttgaactcaacccCTTATTAGGCCGTATTCATTCCCAAGTTTCAGCCCTCATCTTGCTGAGACTCCTTATTGtatcaggattcaactaccCCATTCTGATAGGACACGGCCGGCCCCTGAGCAACGCTTCCGGGCtgagaacaattctaaactcggcccaaactagtattttgggcccaaacacatgcggataataatgtgattaaattaattgtcaaatgattttttttttaacaaatgatattatctacactaagggagaggagggtgggctaagcctcacaatgggtttgcaataatgtgattcaatcaattgtttattaaatattattttctctattcttaatgtaaattctatagagatcgattttattatgtgaattcagctgctttaattggtttatgaggggtttcttctagcatgatctaaaattattcatttacttcaaatatttgacttttcttttgtcaatttacgcgtATAAATAcctttaaaacgtgtaagtcatGCGTGGCATGCCGTGATTCAGAAAACGTCTTATGCACGCgggtgcatgaaggctagttaaGAATAATGCTATTTGTGACTCCTATCCACCTTTGTAAAAGCATCTTCGGTGTGAGATGCAAAATGCTTTTGATATGGACATTCTATATTTTTTGTTGGCCGGAAAACTCTTTAGTGGACAAATTTTAAGGAATGTAAAATAAGTATTTTGGccgaaaattttaattttatatcatTTTTTCAAGGAGAGCGATTTTTACACACTATTTTTAGCTGTTCACAAACCCTTATTTATTTAAGGTcattagattgaataaatcaaatggaATCAACAACCTGAATTAAATATGAGTGTGTAAGAGGCTAAAAATGGTATGTGAAAATCATTTGccctttttaaatatttatgaGGTGGGCCTCATCAATTAAAAAAGGGCAAAGTAAATGAGATTCTAAATTAACATCTTCCCCATTAAAGTAGAATTCACATTTTACATCTcctaaaattacaaaacaaatgTAACTAAGATGCAAATGTGATTATATATCTTAAATTTGCATCTCAATTGAAGATGCTCTCATAGAGATGGACCTTAGTTATGTATGTCGAACCCGCCAATAAATTAAAGAAGCGGTCCGTAAGTTAGTCAATAAATTGTGTCTTAATAGCAACGCCTTAATGTTGTTTGagtcttattttattttattttaatacaatgatatatttacatttAGGGTGGATGATTTTTACTAATCACCCAACGAGTCATCAATGATTGGGTATCGAACTTTATTAGAATATGAGCATAATTAAGTCTAAGTGCTTTAGGCCGATTGTGTCATTCAATAAGATATGCTTATTGATAAACAAAGAGCCTATTATTAATTGAGCTTTTTGACAGAGAGGAGAATAATTGTTGTTTGGATCGATCATGTGTCTTCATCTTCATCGATCTCTAAAGGTTTGGTTCTCGTTCATTCTTTGTTCAGTTCTGATTTATTGACTTAATCTTCATCTTGTGAAAGCTATTTCGATCTTACAAGTTAGCTATGTATGGAAGTTGAATTTAAAACCTCTCATTTATAAATAGAGAAAAATACTACTATAGTGTAGTATGAAGTGATATTGATTGAGTTGAAACCAAATATGATGAGTGCTTTCCAATTAGGTGGGAAACCTCCAATTCTTCTGTACTTACCTCGACCACtttgacaaattttttcatCTGAAACTCGGAAGTAATGGACCATGGAGGTGATATGAAAGGGGGTAGGGTTTATATGGCCGTAGTGGTGGACCTTAATGTAAGATGAGTGAAGTATGTGAATTTATTGTGTTGTAGTCGCACAGACACGTGATCCAAATGTTAGACCCCATAATTTCTCTTGATGAAGGCACCTATTCAAGTTTGATTGGAGCCCTCAAAAGTTTAGTGGAATGGTGGAAAGTGAAACAAGAAAATGTAAACATATAGAACacttaaaataattaataaaggGTTAATGGGTTCTTGTCAAAATcttaaatatatttttcattCACCAATCTGTCTAGATTTGTAGGGCAACTTCTCTAATTTCGCCTTTGCTCTAAGTCGTCGGGAAAGATTCAAAatgtttcctctttttcttAGTTTGCATCACATCGACTATAGAAACAGGATGATATACCAATATTAAAGAGGCTGGCTAGTTAATTACCTATAGGGACTCATCATATTCCTTGTTGATGTTTTCATTTTCCAAAGAATATCTGTTTCAAATTATGCAAACCAATTGGCACCCTCCTTTTTCAAGGTATTATTTAtggtcacacacacacatatatatacaaatacagGCCCTTTATCTGAAGGGATCTCCATTTTTTCGTAAAACGGGGACTAGTTGTGAGATCCACAcaacatcgaacttcaacgatccaaaccgtttatTTTTCTAGTTGCACTTTATAGATTGTTATCCtggcaaaatattagccaaattgaaaatatttgagacatttaattgagttcaaagataTTGACTAACACTATGttctaagaaaaattaatatttcATCTTGGCAATCAAATGAGTAGAtgatttcggattgaattgattttttgtaAAGATGACATATGAATGATGAAGACTTAAaaaatgaacggtttggatcgttgaagttcgatgtggtgtAGGCCCCACAACTAGTCctcatttttaccaaaaaataggGATCCCTATAGATAAAGGctctatacatacatacatacatacatacatacatacatacatacatacatacatatacatacatatgtgtgtgtgcatgCTTGCATGGAAAGATTATTATCATAGTCTTCCACTATATTTGTACACTTTTGATTTTAATAATGTTGCTACTTTGTCGGCATAATGCTGAGAAACATCTTTTGCTGATAGCTTGCAAAGAAAATAATCTCTTAGGCTTGACCAAATCCACTTAGTATTTCAAATTTCAGAAGAGATCGAATCTtactaaatttgtttttgtcCTTGAGAACatattaatttggtaattaactCGTTGCCAAATCCAACCTGTATTAGTGGAAAGAGATGAGATAGAGACATAATCCTGGAGCTAGATGCTTACAGCTAAAATATTCAATCATATTATGCAGTAAATACCATATTATTCATGAACAGATTCCTTCCTATACTAAAATGAATACGATAACTGATGCCATTCTGCTGGAAAAAGTTTAATATAAATAgatatatttttggtatattTGTCAACAAATCGCTTGTCATCTTtaagaaaaaatggaaaacatatGCTGATGCTTAATAGTTGAAAAGATATAAAGTTGGGTATAATGTTCTAACATTTAAGATGTTATGTTAGTAGAATATTAGTTTAGATATCACAAAAtttaaccaaaagaaaattCTGATTAGAACACACTTTGTAAAATAATATGATGAGAAGGTGTCTTGACATGAAAATATTTCTCACTTGAAACTTGAAAAagatttgagaaagaaaaagggTATTTATTAAGGGTATGTTTGGGCGAGATACTTTTAAGTTTCAAGAAATTTAGGCCAAGTGATGAAGAAATACACTACAAAACATTAGAACAGGGGGATTAATTAATTACAAAGGTATGTAGGACGAATTCGAAAATGACTCCTTTCAAATAGTTATTTGCAAATCCCTTCTACATACTTTTGTAATGATCATGAAGTGCATTTCTACTCTCTCATATCAACATTTGATCTGTGATTCAATCTTTATTAACTTGAAATCAATCCCTTGGAATTTAGAATTCCGTCACTGCACACCTAAAGTTTATGTCCGAACATGAGATTGACAAGGACAAACGGAGCTTGAGATGGAACATAGCAGACAAGCACTTAATTTGAGGCTGAAGGTGAATCATCATCTGATGGTATAAAATGACTTTCGCATGATTGATGCAAACAAACTTTATGTCCCAATCGAGTTCTACCTAAAAGCCTTCGGGTAATCTGATATAAGAGTTAAAGAACTCGGACTACGTACTTCAACAGTTTTTGCTTCAACAGTATATATAAGAAACTACGTATGATAGTGGTACATTAACAACTTGTGTTCTGCACATGAAACACGTAAGGACCAGACGTTCGTAATAGGACACCTCTTGGAAACGAACACTTTCATTTTAACTTATTTCTCGTAAATAATAAAGAATTAATGAGTATGTAATATAACtattttggagtgtcaataacaatttatAATTATGTATATGCTTTAACATTACTTACAATTAAaacctaatatatatataatcttacTGTTTGATTTATGTACTTTTGTAATATTGTTGTGGTAAAAAAATAGTTCAACGAGAGAGAGCCGTAAAACCACAATCATAGACGAAAAATTTGTGTGATTAGAATTGAGTGTCGGCCTATTGCTTGTTTTCATTTCAAGCTATATACGGGAATTACAATTTTGCGTAGGCTTGGTAGCCCAGAGGAAATGTAAAAGTGAAACAGAGAGAAATACCCTAAAATGTAAGCGAAGGGTCATTTTTGCTCGAAAACCATGGTATAAACAAACAAATGTACCAAAATATCCctctcaaaattcaaataaacaCATGTGCATGAAATCCATGTCTATATCACTTCCGGAGAGATACTTTCATGCAATCAAACACATCACATAGCAAGCTATTATTGGACAAAGAATTCACTTTTTGAACACCTGGCTAATAATGATTAAACGAGTGGCACCACTGAGACTGTGTATTGATTGCAAGAGGGGATCTCTCCAATCACAAATAAGGGGTTGTTATTTTGTCTAAACTCTAAACTCATTTGTTGAATTCTATTCCTACTTCTTTTAACATTACAATAATG of Malus sylvestris chromosome 6, drMalSylv7.2, whole genome shotgun sequence contains these proteins:
- the LOC126626691 gene encoding lysine-specific demethylase JMJ13-like → MVEGRVCLSKEAKNGLEILKRRRLQRMRPETATEPVNHTNTMARSGGDALKPSVSFGVRLQGGADSVSLSSGAMHEKDVFSKRRVDKFETSDLEWIEKIPECPVYYPAMEEFDDPLVYLQKIAPEASKYGICKIVSPLSASTPAGVVLMKEKAGFKFTTRVQPLRLAEWDNDDKVTFFMSGRNYTFRDFEKMANKVFARRYCSTGSLPASFLEKEFWQEISCGKTETVEYACDVDGSAFSSSHSDPLGNSKWNLKNLSRLPKSILHLLETAIPGVTDPMLYIGMLFSMFAWHVEDHYLYSINYHHCGASKTWYGIPGEAALQFEKVVKEHVYTHDIISTDGEDGAFDVLLGKTTLFPPNILLEHDVPVYKAVQKPGEFVITFPRAYHAGFSHGFNCGEAVNFAIGDWFPLGAIASRRYALLNRMPLLPHEELLCKEAMLLHTSLELEDSYYSSADLVSHDSIKMSFVRLMRFQHRARWSLMKSGACTSVLPNSYGTILCSLCKRDCYIAFINCNCYMHPVCLRHDVRSLDFSCGTNPTLFLREEITELEAAARKFEEDDGVLEAIKGLGDDLYSYPLNLSQSAEEKGYSRYCEIKFELDTELAGTTQYQSQEAETAQTGSHGQPMLRSDAKYSSPAVSDGSLSCAASTLCSLLEPRESSSAPNNVQENAKETVNSKRHSEEVVRSVYDSSLSSPSYDECSSARPGNSNGSEVRRVVDQGSDDSDSEIFRVKRRSSLKVVGKRSVNDVSASNHSENKGFKRLKKMQPERRCGRSSVPLDYYSPGESNTKFLSTTNYRGFPESAASEGRFSTGSSAPRGGNVPISIKFKKLATEDSARKQREHHRKDRYQDELGRSRRQPPPPPPPPPPPMEVGAKRIKVKGPSFLGSESRLNN